One window of Esox lucius isolate fEsoLuc1 chromosome 25, fEsoLuc1.pri, whole genome shotgun sequence genomic DNA carries:
- the LOC105029801 gene encoding butyrophilin subfamily 3 member A1-like → MAGHQKTETRHSVLSLMVMLLAALTVPLAAQSPEVFSLTTPDGPVGTRWNSSVTLPCELSPLLNAEPLEVRWYRPDNYNTHAFLYKDHNIQKESMDIQYRDRASLAGGLERGNVSLRLERITLEDRGEYVCQVTSKQWYEKASVFLTVNADGGGGQVHVTCSSEGWSPQPILTWKNKQGTEITNGVEVQKNMDSQGLVSVSSWLLYSPSDSDWISCTVSLSEENLEGRILPRVPTQENWRSAFITILIINVLVVFVVIGLFFWNKKTEFLTFKKNPNTNDETESKGDPTALGRRTINSFS, encoded by the exons ATGGCCGGACATCAAAAGACTGAAACTAGGCACTCag TTCTGTCTCTGATGGTGATGTTGTTGGCAGCTCTTACCGTTCCCCTCGCAGCCCAAAGTCCTG AGGTCTTCTCCCTGACCACCCCTGATGGTCCTGTTGGTACCCGATGGAACTCCTCCGTCACTCTGCCTTGTGaactctcacctctcctcaATGCGGAGCCACTGGAGGTGCGCTGGTACCGGCCCGATAACTACAACACACATGCCTTCTTATACAAAGACCACAACATCCAGAAGGAGTCTATGGATATCCAGTACCGGGACAGGGCGTCTCTAGCTGGGGGGCTGGAAAGGGGGAACGTGTCCCTGAGACTGGAGAGAATCACTCTGGAAGACAGGGGGGAGTATGTATGCCAGGTTACCAGTAAACAGTGGTATGAAAAGGCCAGTGTCTTCCTCACAGTAAATG ctgatggaggaggaggtcagGTGCATGTTACCTGTTCATCAGAGGGCTGGTCACCACAACCTATACTCAcctggaaaaacaaacaggggaCAGAGATCACTAATGGAGTAGAAGTACAAAAGAACATGG ATTCTCAGGGGCTGGTGAGTGTCAGTAGTTGGCTGCTGTATTCCCCTTCAGACTCAGATTGGATCTCCTGTACAGTCTCTCTTTCGGAGGAGAATTTGGAGGGCAGAATTCTGCCAAGGGTTCCAACACAGG AAAACTGGAGATCAGCCTTCATTACAATACTCATCATTAATGTACTAGTAGTCTTTGTTGTGATTGGACTATTCTTCTGGAACAAAAAGACAG AGTTTCTCACATTCAAGAAGAATCCAAACACAAATG ATGAAACCGAATCTAAAGGGGACCCAACAg CCCTGGGTCGGAGGACGATAAACAGCTTCTCTTAA